A genomic window from Gemmatimonadota bacterium includes:
- a CDS encoding co-chaperone GroES: MESRPKQLIVVGDRVLIAPEEGEERSRVGLYLPPTAVDNQAVQGGSVVATGPGTPISAPTDLDEEPWKITGGEARYLPVQARVGDYAIFFRRAAVEISFEEKKYLVVPQAAILVLIRQSAPAEAAR; this comes from the coding sequence ATGGAATCGAGGCCCAAGCAATTGATTGTGGTGGGCGACCGCGTGCTGATCGCCCCCGAGGAAGGGGAGGAGCGCAGTCGTGTAGGGCTCTACCTGCCGCCCACGGCCGTGGACAACCAGGCCGTCCAGGGCGGTTCGGTGGTAGCCACGGGCCCCGGCACGCCGATCTCGGCGCCCACGGACCTGGACGAGGAACCCTGGAAGATCACGGGAGGCGAAGCGCGTTATCTGCCGGTCCAGGCGCGCGTCGGCGATTACGCCATCTTCTTCCGCCGCGCCGCCGTCGAGATCAGCTTCGAGGAGAAGAAGTACCTGGTCGTGCCGCAGGCGGCGATCCTGGTGTTGATCCGCCAGTCCGCGCCCGCCGAAGCTGCCCGGTAG
- a CDS encoding lytic transglycosylase domain-containing protein has product MLYQAHIAPVERALYRRGVPPGTARRVAWPLVEHAYRRGVDPATVVSVLLVESRGRPYATSPVGARGLMQVMPDWEGRWRGCGRNLYDIEDNLCNGISILAWYLRRSAGDERRALLGYNGCIRGSNTPDCWRYPDKIARLRHQIRRELHAGQRAAPAAAAP; this is encoded by the coding sequence ATGCTCTACCAGGCCCACATTGCACCTGTGGAGCGCGCGCTCTACCGGCGGGGCGTACCCCCAGGCACAGCGCGCAGGGTGGCGTGGCCACTGGTCGAGCACGCCTATCGCCGCGGCGTGGATCCCGCCACAGTGGTCTCGGTGCTGCTCGTGGAAAGCCGGGGCCGGCCTTACGCCACGAGCCCGGTCGGCGCGCGCGGGCTGATGCAAGTGATGCCAGACTGGGAAGGCCGCTGGCGGGGGTGCGGGCGCAACCTCTACGACATCGAGGACAACCTCTGCAACGGCATCAGCATCCTGGCGTGGTACCTGCGCCGGAGCGCGGGCGATGAGCGGCGCGCGCTCCTCGGCTACAATGGCTGCATCCGTGGCAGCAACACGCCCGACTGCTGGCGTTACCCGGACAAGATCGCGCGGCTGCGGCACCAGATCCGTCGGGAATTGCACGCGGGCCAGCGCGCCGCCCCGGCCGCCGCCGCACCCTGA
- a CDS encoding dipeptidase, with the protein MSADLHAYIQANLARFQEELTEFLRIPSVSARREHDPDVRRAADWLAAELDRVGLEASIENTAGHPIVLGEWRGAGAGAPTVLIYGHYDVQPPEPLELWTTPPFQPEAREGRLYARGAVDDKGQLYLHVKALEAHMRSAGRLPVNLVMLVEGEEEVGSVNLMPFVEANAQRLAADAVVVSDTTMVAPGVPTIGASLRGLAYFEIEVQGPARDLHSGSYGGAVVNPATALARIIASFHDESWRIAIPGFYDDVNQAGDYRAEIRELPFDERKFLEETGAPSLQGEAGQTTLERVWVRPTVEVNGMLSGYVGQGPKTVLPAQAMAKVSCRLVPDQDPARIQRIFRQHVESMTPEGARAQVKVLQSGHPWRARLEGPLYEAAARALEQAFGRPPVYAGEGGSIPIVTDFERVLGAPVLLMGFGLPGENAHAPDEWLSLENFEKGTHAAAALLAELGR; encoded by the coding sequence ATGAGTGCAGACCTCCACGCCTACATCCAGGCCAACCTCGCCCGCTTCCAGGAGGAGCTGACCGAGTTCCTGCGCATCCCCAGCGTGAGTGCGCGCAGGGAGCACGACCCGGATGTACGGCGCGCGGCAGACTGGCTGGCGGCGGAGCTGGACCGGGTGGGACTCGAGGCGTCCATTGAAAACACAGCCGGCCACCCCATCGTGTTGGGCGAGTGGCGGGGCGCCGGCGCTGGCGCGCCCACAGTGCTCATCTACGGGCATTATGATGTCCAGCCGCCGGAGCCGCTCGAGCTGTGGACGACGCCGCCCTTCCAGCCCGAGGCGCGGGAGGGCAGGCTCTACGCCCGCGGCGCCGTGGACGACAAGGGCCAGCTCTACCTACACGTAAAGGCGCTCGAGGCGCACATGCGCTCCGCCGGCCGACTGCCCGTCAATCTGGTCATGCTGGTGGAAGGCGAGGAAGAGGTGGGCAGTGTCAACCTGATGCCCTTCGTCGAGGCGAATGCGCAGCGGCTGGCCGCGGACGCCGTGGTGGTCTCGGACACCACTATGGTGGCGCCGGGCGTGCCCACCATCGGCGCGTCACTGCGCGGGCTCGCCTACTTCGAGATCGAGGTGCAGGGTCCCGCCCGCGACCTGCACTCCGGCAGCTACGGCGGGGCCGTGGTGAACCCGGCCACCGCCCTGGCCCGCATCATTGCCAGCTTCCACGACGAAAGCTGGAGAATCGCGATTCCCGGCTTTTACGACGACGTGAACCAGGCCGGGGATTACCGCGCGGAGATCCGGGAGCTGCCGTTCGACGAGCGCAAATTCCTTGAGGAAACGGGTGCCCCGTCGCTGCAGGGGGAGGCGGGGCAGACGACGCTCGAGCGCGTCTGGGTGAGACCCACGGTCGAGGTGAACGGGATGCTCTCCGGCTACGTGGGCCAGGGCCCCAAGACAGTGCTGCCGGCGCAGGCCATGGCCAAGGTGAGCTGCCGCCTGGTGCCGGACCAGGATCCGGCGCGCATCCAGCGCATCTTCCGGCAGCACGTCGAGAGCATGACCCCCGAGGGCGCCCGCGCGCAGGTGAAGGTGCTGCAGTCCGGGCATCCGTGGCGGGCGCGGCTCGAAGGACCGCTGTACGAGGCCGCGGCGCGGGCGCTCGAGCAGGCCTTCGGCCGCCCGCCCGTCTACGCCGGCGAAGGCGGGTCCATCCCCATTGTGACCGACTTCGAGAGGGTACTGGGCGCGCCCGTGCTGCTCATGGGGTTCGGGCTGCCGGGTGAGAACGCGCACGCGCCCGACGAGTGGCTCAGCCTGGAAAACTTCGAGAAGGGGACGCACGCGGCCGCAGCCCTGCTGGCCGAACTCGGGCGATAG